The following proteins are encoded in a genomic region of Sesamum indicum cultivar Zhongzhi No. 13 linkage group LG8, S_indicum_v1.0, whole genome shotgun sequence:
- the LOC105169605 gene encoding protein DETOXIFICATION 33 isoform X2, giving the protein MGRVEEDVGDRSAGDSHRRGAVLYWVCHHCVCGTSWRGRACCCFRCAERSRGICLWDNGMGSALETLCGQAVGAGQDEMLGVYLQRSFIITTVTALLLLPLYIFTSPILTLLRQDKKISELAAKYALWVIPQLFAYALNFPVQKFLQAQSRIWVMTTISIVVLGFHVLLNWIVVIKLEKGLLGAAIAENVSWWIVVLAQLAYVVSGCFPESWTGFSLLAFKSLASFVKLSLSSALMLCLELWYYTIVILMVGWLKHPEIAVDAISICMNLELWTLMITLGFNAAISVRVSNELGANHPKAAEFSVLVAIVTSTLFGVIFTIGILATRSFFPRLFSDNLEVIKETSKLGYLLAATIFLNSIQPVLHGVAVGAGWQLCVAMVNLICYYIFGLPFGALLGYKFDLGVKGIWLGMLAGCLLQTLMLMLNVLRVDWNQEALQAEERVRSHAMTALPQNDSTESGIITENRGTGRRAEK; this is encoded by the exons ATGGGACGAGTCGAAGAAGATGTGGGAGATCGCAGCGCCGGCGATTCTCACCGCCGTGGCGCAGTTCTCTATTGGGTTTGTCACCATTGCGTTTGTGGGACATCTTGGAGAGGTCGAGCTTGCTGCTGTTTCCGTTGTGCAGAACGTTCTCGAGGGATTTGTCTTTGGGATAATG GAATGGGAAGTGCGCTTGAAACACTATGTGGGCAGGCAGTTGGTGCTGGACAAGATGAGATGCTTGGAGTCTATCTGCAAAGATCATTCATTATAACCACTGTCACAGCCTTGTTGCTGTTACCTCTTTACATTTTCACGTCTCCGATATTAACCCTCCTTCGACAGGACAAAAAGATCTCAGAGCTTGCTGCGAAGTATGCTCTCTGGGTTATTCCTCAGTTGTTTGCTTATGCGCTGAACTTCCCAGTACAAAAGTTTCTACAAGCACAGAGCAGAATATGGGTTATGACCACAATTTCCATAGTGGTTTTGGGATTTCATGTTCTTTTGAACTGGATAGTTGTGATAAAACTTGAGAAAGGCCTGCTTGGTGCTGCTATAGCAGAGAACGTATCGTGGTGGATTGTCGTTTTAGCTCAGCTTGCTTATGTAGTCTCCGGTTGCTTTCCCGAATCATGGACTGGATTTTCATTGTTGGCGTTTAAGTCCCTTGCTAGCTTTGTGAAGTTGTCACTTTCATCGGCTCTCATGCTGTG CTTGGAGCTATGGTATTACACTATTGTGATCCTTATGGTTGGCTGGTTAAAACATCCAGAAATAGCTGTAGATGCTATATCCATTTG TATGAATTTGGAACTGTGGACGCTGATGATCACGCTTGGTTTCAATGCTGCAATCAG TGTTCGTGTCTCCAATGAACTTGGAGCCAATCATCCTAAAGCTGCAGAGTTCTCTGTACTAGTAGCTATTGTTACATCAACATTGTTCGGAGTTATATTCACAATAGGAATTCTTGCAACTAGGAGCTTTTTCCCCAGATTGTTTTCTGATAATCTTGAAGTCATAAAGGAGACATCCAAATTGGGCTATTTATTGGCTGCAACTATTTTTCTCAACAGCATTCAACCAGTACTCCATG GGGTGGCAGTAGGGGCAGGGTGGCAGTTGTGTGTTGCAATGGTAAACCTCATATGCTACTATATTTTTGGCCTCCCTTTTGGGGCGTTGCTCGGATACAAATTTGATCTTGGTGTCAAGGGAATCTGGTTGGGAATGTTAGCTGGTTGTCTGCTCCAAACACTGATGTTGATGCTGAACGTGCTTCGAGTTGATTGGAATCAAGAG GCTTTACAGGCTGAGGAACGGGTCCGGTCTCATGCTATGACAGCTTTGCCTCAGAATGATAGTACAGAAAGTGGGATTATAACAGAGAATCGAGGAACTGGGAGAAGAGCAGAGAAATGA
- the LOC105169605 gene encoding protein DETOXIFICATION 33 isoform X1, with translation MKQQSKESQQLLNKMEPGAFEIETQHGHDNGKSIGAKTWDESKKMWEIAAPAILTAVAQFSIGFVTIAFVGHLGEVELAAVSVVQNVLEGFVFGIMLGMGSALETLCGQAVGAGQDEMLGVYLQRSFIITTVTALLLLPLYIFTSPILTLLRQDKKISELAAKYALWVIPQLFAYALNFPVQKFLQAQSRIWVMTTISIVVLGFHVLLNWIVVIKLEKGLLGAAIAENVSWWIVVLAQLAYVVSGCFPESWTGFSLLAFKSLASFVKLSLSSALMLCLELWYYTIVILMVGWLKHPEIAVDAISICMNLELWTLMITLGFNAAISVRVSNELGANHPKAAEFSVLVAIVTSTLFGVIFTIGILATRSFFPRLFSDNLEVIKETSKLGYLLAATIFLNSIQPVLHGVAVGAGWQLCVAMVNLICYYIFGLPFGALLGYKFDLGVKGIWLGMLAGCLLQTLMLMLNVLRVDWNQEALQAEERVRSHAMTALPQNDSTESGIITENRGTGRRAEK, from the exons atGAAACAACAAAGCAAAGAGAGTCAGCAGTTGCTGAACAAGATGGAGCCGGGGGCTTTCGAGATTGAAACGCAACACGGCCATGATAATGGGAAAAGCATCGGAGCCAAAACATGGGACGAGTCGAAGAAGATGTGGGAGATCGCAGCGCCGGCGATTCTCACCGCCGTGGCGCAGTTCTCTATTGGGTTTGTCACCATTGCGTTTGTGGGACATCTTGGAGAGGTCGAGCTTGCTGCTGTTTCCGTTGTGCAGAACGTTCTCGAGGGATTTGTCTTTGGGATAATG CTAGGAATGGGAAGTGCGCTTGAAACACTATGTGGGCAGGCAGTTGGTGCTGGACAAGATGAGATGCTTGGAGTCTATCTGCAAAGATCATTCATTATAACCACTGTCACAGCCTTGTTGCTGTTACCTCTTTACATTTTCACGTCTCCGATATTAACCCTCCTTCGACAGGACAAAAAGATCTCAGAGCTTGCTGCGAAGTATGCTCTCTGGGTTATTCCTCAGTTGTTTGCTTATGCGCTGAACTTCCCAGTACAAAAGTTTCTACAAGCACAGAGCAGAATATGGGTTATGACCACAATTTCCATAGTGGTTTTGGGATTTCATGTTCTTTTGAACTGGATAGTTGTGATAAAACTTGAGAAAGGCCTGCTTGGTGCTGCTATAGCAGAGAACGTATCGTGGTGGATTGTCGTTTTAGCTCAGCTTGCTTATGTAGTCTCCGGTTGCTTTCCCGAATCATGGACTGGATTTTCATTGTTGGCGTTTAAGTCCCTTGCTAGCTTTGTGAAGTTGTCACTTTCATCGGCTCTCATGCTGTG CTTGGAGCTATGGTATTACACTATTGTGATCCTTATGGTTGGCTGGTTAAAACATCCAGAAATAGCTGTAGATGCTATATCCATTTG TATGAATTTGGAACTGTGGACGCTGATGATCACGCTTGGTTTCAATGCTGCAATCAG TGTTCGTGTCTCCAATGAACTTGGAGCCAATCATCCTAAAGCTGCAGAGTTCTCTGTACTAGTAGCTATTGTTACATCAACATTGTTCGGAGTTATATTCACAATAGGAATTCTTGCAACTAGGAGCTTTTTCCCCAGATTGTTTTCTGATAATCTTGAAGTCATAAAGGAGACATCCAAATTGGGCTATTTATTGGCTGCAACTATTTTTCTCAACAGCATTCAACCAGTACTCCATG GGGTGGCAGTAGGGGCAGGGTGGCAGTTGTGTGTTGCAATGGTAAACCTCATATGCTACTATATTTTTGGCCTCCCTTTTGGGGCGTTGCTCGGATACAAATTTGATCTTGGTGTCAAGGGAATCTGGTTGGGAATGTTAGCTGGTTGTCTGCTCCAAACACTGATGTTGATGCTGAACGTGCTTCGAGTTGATTGGAATCAAGAG GCTTTACAGGCTGAGGAACGGGTCCGGTCTCATGCTATGACAGCTTTGCCTCAGAATGATAGTACAGAAAGTGGGATTATAACAGAGAATCGAGGAACTGGGAGAAGAGCAGAGAAATGA
- the LOC105169606 gene encoding cytochrome c biogenesis protein CCS1, chloroplastic isoform X1 has protein sequence MKTLNSSTISKINTHNIRNALSCRTQFSFPKDCFVRSLCCSKNGGSFVLALSFSSKRKMVFSKLQTSQDKSNVKGKKKSLQAPTTTKIEAPEPGGAPAVSGESGGDSVPPPLPPGSKKVGSWKLKGLPKRVLALLSNLPLALAEMFAVAALMALGTFIDQGEAPDFYFQKYPEDNPIMGFFTWRWILTLGFDHMFSSPLFLGTLSLLGASLMACTYTTQIPIVKVARRWSFLHSAEAIRKQEYSDTLPRASIQDLGVILMGAGYEVFLKGPSLYAFKGLAGRFAPIGVHLALLLVMVGGTLSAAGSFRGSVTVPQGLNFVIGDVLGPSGFLSTPSESFNTEVHVNRFYMDYYNSGEVSQFHSDLSLFDLNGKEIMRKTISVNDPLRYGGITIYQTDWSLSALQIMKDDEGPFNLAMAPLKINGDKKLYGTFLPVGDADSTNLKGISMLARDMQSVVLYDQEGKFAGVRRPNSKLPIDIDGMRIVVLDAIGSTGLDIKTDPGVPIVYAGFGALMLTTCISFLSHTQIWALQDGTSVVVGGKTNRAKGEFPDDMNFLLDQVPEIVDSSASMQLDSSSS, from the exons ATGAAGACTCTCAATTCCTCAACAATATCAAAGATCAATACGCACAATATCAGAAATGCCTTGAGTTGCAGAACCCAGTTTTCCTTTCCCAAGGATTGTTTTGTCCGCAGTTTATGCTGTAGCAAGAATGGCGGCAGCTTCGTACTCGCTCTTTCTTTTAGTAGTAAAAGGAAGATGGTGTTTTCTAAGCTTCAAACGTCTCAAGATAAGAGTAATGtgaagggaaaaaagaagagctTGCAAGCGCCCACTACGACCAAGATTGAGGCACCTGAGCCTGGCGGCGCGCCGGCGGTTTCCGGGGAAAGTGGTGGAGACTCGGTTCCGCCGCCGCTGCCGCCGGGGAGTAAGAAAGTGGGATCTTGGAAGTTGAAGGGTTTGCCTAAAAGAGTGCTGGCTCTGCTTTCTAATTTGCCTCTGGCACTTGCTGAGATGTTTGCGGTTGCTGCTTTGATGGCTTTAG GAACCTTCATTGATCAAGGGGAGGCACCGGATTTCTATTTTCAGAAGTACCCCGAAGACAATCCTATTATGGGATTCTTCACATGGAGGTGGATTCTTACCCTTGGCTTTGACCATATGTTCTCATCTCCACTATTCCTGGGAACATTGTCTCTCCTAGGTGCATCACTTATGGCTTGTACATACACAACACAGATCCCCATAGTGAAGGTAGCTAGAAG GTGGTCCTTCTTACATTCAGCTGAGGCAATTCGTAAGCAGGAATATTCAGATACCTTGCCCAGAGCATCAATTCAAGATTTGGGTGTCATTCTAATGGGTGCTGGATATGAA gTATTCTTGAAAGGACCATCACTGTATGCCTTCAAGGGGCTGGCAGGTAGGTTTGCGCCCATTGGAGTACACTTAGCATTGCTGCTTGTAATGGTTGGTGGAACTCTTAGTGCGGCTGGGAGCTTTAGAGGCTCTGTGACAGTTCCACAAGGTTTGAACTTTGTTATCGGGGATGTATTGGGACCAAGTGGATTCTTATCCACTCCTTCAGAATCTTTCAACACTGAGGTTCATGTCAATAGATTCTACATGGACTACTATAACAGTGGAGAG GTTTCGCAATTTCACAGTGATCTTTCACTCTTTGACCTTAACGGCAAGGAGATTATGAGGAAGACGATAAGTGTGAATGATCCATTAAGGTATGGTGGGATCACCATATACCAGACAGATTGGAGTTTGTCTGCACTGCAAATAATGAAGGACGATGAAGGACCCTTTAATTTGGCGATGGCACCACTTAAGATCAATGGGGACAAGAAGCTTTATGGAACCTTCCTGCCTGTAGGAGATGCTGATTCTACTAATCTTAAGGGAAT ATCAATGCTAGCTCGTGATATGCAATCAGTTGTCCTCTATGACCAAGAAGGGAAATTTGCAGGAGTCAGACGGCCAAACTCGAAACTTCCAATAGACATTGACGGCATGAGAATTGTTGTGTTAGACGCGATTGGCAGTACTGGACTTGATATAAAG ACTGATCCAGGAGTGCCCATTGTTTACGCTGGTTTTGGTGCTCTGATGCTCACCACTTGCATCAGTTTTTTGTCTCATACACag ATCTGGGCTTTACAAGACGGAACATCAGTGGTTGTTGGAGGTAAAACAAATCGGGCAAAGGGTGAATTTCCAGATGACATGAACTTCCTACTTGATCAAGTTCCAGAGATAGTCGATTCATCTGCTTCAATGCAACTAGACAGTAGCAGTAGCTAG
- the LOC105169606 gene encoding cytochrome c biogenesis protein CCS1, chloroplastic isoform X2 has product MKTLNSSTISKINTHNIRNALSCRTQFSFPKDCFVRSLCCSKNGGSFVLALSFSSKRKMVFSKLQTSQDKSNVKGKKKSLQAPTTTKIEAPEPGGAPAVSGESGGDSVPPPLPPGSKKVGSWKLKGLPKRVLALLSNLPLALAEMFAVAALMALGTFIDQGEAPDFYFQKYPEDNPIMGFFTWRWILTLGFDHMFSSPLFLGTLSLLGASLMACTYTTQIPIVKVARRWSFLHSAEAIRKQEYSDTLPRASIQDLGVILMGAGYEVSQFHSDLSLFDLNGKEIMRKTISVNDPLRYGGITIYQTDWSLSALQIMKDDEGPFNLAMAPLKINGDKKLYGTFLPVGDADSTNLKGISMLARDMQSVVLYDQEGKFAGVRRPNSKLPIDIDGMRIVVLDAIGSTGLDIKTDPGVPIVYAGFGALMLTTCISFLSHTQIWALQDGTSVVVGGKTNRAKGEFPDDMNFLLDQVPEIVDSSASMQLDSSSS; this is encoded by the exons ATGAAGACTCTCAATTCCTCAACAATATCAAAGATCAATACGCACAATATCAGAAATGCCTTGAGTTGCAGAACCCAGTTTTCCTTTCCCAAGGATTGTTTTGTCCGCAGTTTATGCTGTAGCAAGAATGGCGGCAGCTTCGTACTCGCTCTTTCTTTTAGTAGTAAAAGGAAGATGGTGTTTTCTAAGCTTCAAACGTCTCAAGATAAGAGTAATGtgaagggaaaaaagaagagctTGCAAGCGCCCACTACGACCAAGATTGAGGCACCTGAGCCTGGCGGCGCGCCGGCGGTTTCCGGGGAAAGTGGTGGAGACTCGGTTCCGCCGCCGCTGCCGCCGGGGAGTAAGAAAGTGGGATCTTGGAAGTTGAAGGGTTTGCCTAAAAGAGTGCTGGCTCTGCTTTCTAATTTGCCTCTGGCACTTGCTGAGATGTTTGCGGTTGCTGCTTTGATGGCTTTAG GAACCTTCATTGATCAAGGGGAGGCACCGGATTTCTATTTTCAGAAGTACCCCGAAGACAATCCTATTATGGGATTCTTCACATGGAGGTGGATTCTTACCCTTGGCTTTGACCATATGTTCTCATCTCCACTATTCCTGGGAACATTGTCTCTCCTAGGTGCATCACTTATGGCTTGTACATACACAACACAGATCCCCATAGTGAAGGTAGCTAGAAG GTGGTCCTTCTTACATTCAGCTGAGGCAATTCGTAAGCAGGAATATTCAGATACCTTGCCCAGAGCATCAATTCAAGATTTGGGTGTCATTCTAATGGGTGCTGGATATGAA GTTTCGCAATTTCACAGTGATCTTTCACTCTTTGACCTTAACGGCAAGGAGATTATGAGGAAGACGATAAGTGTGAATGATCCATTAAGGTATGGTGGGATCACCATATACCAGACAGATTGGAGTTTGTCTGCACTGCAAATAATGAAGGACGATGAAGGACCCTTTAATTTGGCGATGGCACCACTTAAGATCAATGGGGACAAGAAGCTTTATGGAACCTTCCTGCCTGTAGGAGATGCTGATTCTACTAATCTTAAGGGAAT ATCAATGCTAGCTCGTGATATGCAATCAGTTGTCCTCTATGACCAAGAAGGGAAATTTGCAGGAGTCAGACGGCCAAACTCGAAACTTCCAATAGACATTGACGGCATGAGAATTGTTGTGTTAGACGCGATTGGCAGTACTGGACTTGATATAAAG ACTGATCCAGGAGTGCCCATTGTTTACGCTGGTTTTGGTGCTCTGATGCTCACCACTTGCATCAGTTTTTTGTCTCATACACag ATCTGGGCTTTACAAGACGGAACATCAGTGGTTGTTGGAGGTAAAACAAATCGGGCAAAGGGTGAATTTCCAGATGACATGAACTTCCTACTTGATCAAGTTCCAGAGATAGTCGATTCATCTGCTTCAATGCAACTAGACAGTAGCAGTAGCTAG
- the LOC105169608 gene encoding E3 ubiquitin-protein ligase RNF5-like, with product MDCGIGESMDASYSSEDVVCDTGNFECNICLELAQEPIVTLCGHLYCWPCLYQWLQLHSHSHECPVCKAIVQEEKLIPIYGRGKTNSDPRSRPMPGVTIPNRPVGQRPQTAPRVEMNFNRPNEFDPMTGFMPMAAARFGHLTLSTLFGALPAIFNLQVHGFHDATVYGATSGVPYLFPSSFHGGYVHGFHHYHSAPIEWKPIVWKIIFVLLGLLILLHLILS from the coding sequence ATGGATTGCGGAATTGGTGAATCAATGGATGCCTCTTACTCATCAGAAGATGTAGTGTGTGATACAGGAAACTTTGAATGCAACATCTGTCTTGAATTAGCACAAGAACCGATTGTGACCCTCTGCGGTCACCTTTACTGTTGGCCTTGCCTTTACCAATGGCTTCAACTCCATTCTCATTCTCATGAGTGCCCTGTTTGTAAGGCTATCGTACAGGAGGAGAAGTTAATTCCTATATATGGGAGAGGTAAAACAAATAGTGACCCAAGATCGCGCCCAATGCCAGGTGTCACCATTCCAAATAGACCAGTGGGGCAGAGACCCCAAACTGCTCCACGCGtggaaatgaattttaatcGACCAAATGAGTTTGATCCTATGACAGGGTTCATGCCAATGGCGGCTGCAAGGTTCGGTCACCTCACCCTGTCTACTCTATTTGGTGCCCTACCAGCCATTTTTAACCTTCAGGTTCATGGATTTCATGATGCTACTGTATATGGAGCAACTTCTGGAGTCCCATACTTGTTCCCTAGTTCCTTTCATGGAGGTTATGTTCACGGTTTTCATCACTATCATTCAGCTCCAATAGAATGGAAACCAATTGTCTGGAAGATTATATTCGTACTTCTTGGTCTTCTTATACTCTTGCATCTAATCCTTTCATGA